One genomic segment of Sminthopsis crassicaudata isolate SCR6 chromosome 4, ASM4859323v1, whole genome shotgun sequence includes these proteins:
- the LSS gene encoding lanosterol synthase: protein MTDGTCLRRRGGPYKTPPATELSRWRLANEEGRQRWTYGPGTEPQRGLEAHALGLDTTKFFPELPPARSAREGAWKGMKFYSQLQAEDGHWPGDYGGPLFLLPGLLITCRVANISLPAGYREEIERYLRSVQLPDGGWGLHVEDKSTVFGTALNYVSLRLLGVGPDDPALVRARTNLHEKGGALGIPSWGKFWLAILNVYSWEGLNTLFPEMWLFPTWAPAHPSTLWCHCRQVYLPMSYCYAMRVQGPEDELVRSLRQELYIEDYSSINWPTHRNHVAACDLYTPHSWLLQLVYAVLNLYERYHLPSLRKLAAAELYDHIVADDRFTKCISIGPISKTINMLVRWYVDGPTSPAFQEHVSRIPDYMWLGLDGMKMQGTNGSQLWDTAFAIQAFLEAGAHHMPEFSSCLRDAHEFLRITQIPDNPDNYQKYYRQMNKGAFPFSTRDCGWIVADCTAEGLKCLLLLQKKCPFLREPVPKERLYDAVNVLLSMRNSDGGFATYEKKRGGRLLELLNPSEVFGDIMIDYSYVECTSAVMQALKHFQDCYPDYRAEDIRLTLREGLRYCQQVQRADGSWEGSWGVCFTYGAWFGLEAFACMGHTYDASGEACPEVAKACEFLLAKQMEDGGWGENFESCEQRQYVQSDQSQLFNTCWALLGLMAARHPDSEAIERGVQCVLGKQQPNGDWPQENIAGVFNKSCAISYTCYRNVFPIWTLGRFSRLYPQSPLAGKVAM, encoded by the exons ATGACGGACGGCAC GTGCCTGCGGAGGAGGGGCGGCCCCTACAAGACTCCCCCCGCCACGGAGCTGAGCCGCTGGCGCCTGGCCAACGAGGAGGGCCGGCAGCGCTGGACCTACGGCCCCGGGACCGAGCCCCAGAGGGGCCTGGAGGCGCACGCCCTGGGCCTGGACACG ACCAAGTTCTTCCCGGAGCTGCCCCCCGCCCGCTCGGCCCGAGAGGGGGCCTGGAAGGGCATGAAATTCTACTCTCAGCTCCAGGCCGAGGATGGCCACTGGCCCGGGGACTACGGGGGCCCCCTCTTCCTGCTGCCAG GACTCCTGATCACGTGTCGGGTGGCCAACATCTCCCTCCCAGCCGGGTACAGAGAGGAAATAGAGCGCTACCTGCGATCTGTGCAGCTTCCCGACGGCGGCTGGGGCCT GCACGTGGAGGATAAGTCGACGGTGTTCGGCACGGCCCTGAACTATGTGTCTCTGCGGCTTCTGGGGGTGGGACCGGACGACCCCGCCTTGGTGCGGGCCAGGACCAACCTCCACGAGAAAG GCGGGGCTCTTGGAATCCCTTCCTGGGGGAAGTTTTGGCTGGCCATCCTGAACGTTTACAGCTGGGAAGGACTGAACACCCTCTTCCCCGAGATGTG GCTCTTTCCTACCTGGGCCCCTGCTCACCCCTCGACGCTGTGGTGCCATTGTCGCCAGGTGTATCTGCCCATGAGCTACTGCTATGCCATGCGTGTGCAGGGCCCCGAGGATGAGCTGGTTCGGAGCCTCCGGCAG GAACTTTACATCGAGGACTATTCCAGCATAAACTGGCCGACCCACAGAAATCATGTGGCCGCCTGTGACCTCTACACGCCCCACAGCTGGCTGCTCCAGCTGGTCTATG cgGTGCTTAACCTGTACGAGCGCTACCACCTCCCGAGCCTGAGGAAGCTGGCAGCGGCCGAGTTATACGACCACATAGTCGCCGACGATCGCTTCACCAAGTGCATCAGCATTGGCCCG ATTTCTAAAACGATCAACATGCTTGTTCGGTGGTACGTGGACGGGCCAACCTCGCCAGCATTCCAAGAACATGTCTCCAGAATTCCAGATTACATGTG GTTGGGGCTCGATGGCATGAAAATGCAG ggCACCAATGGCTCTCAGCTCTGGGATACAGCATTTGCCATCCAAGCTTTCCTGGag GCTGGGGCTCACCACATGCCGGAATTTTCATCTTGTCTGAGGGATGCCCACGAGTTCCTTCGGATCACCCAG ATTCCGGATAATCCCGACAACTACCAGAAATATTATCGTCAGATGAACAAG GGCGCCTTCCCCTTCAGCACACGGGACTGTGGCTGGATTGTGGCTGACTGCACAGCGGAGGGCTTGAAGTGTCTCCTCCTCCTGCAAAAGAAGTGTCCTTTCCTCAGAGAGCCCGTCCCCAAGGAGAGACTCTACGACGCCGTCAACGTG CTGCTGAGCATGAGGAACTCGGACGGTGGGTTTGCCACTTATGAGAAGAAGCGAGGAGGGCGGCTGTTGGAATTACTGAACCCCTCCGAGGTGTTCG GAGACATTATGATCGACTACTCGTACGTGGAATGCACGTCGGCCGTCATGCAGGCGCTGAAGCATTTCCAGGACTGTTACCCCGACTACAGGGCCGAGGACATCAG GCTGACTCTCAGAGAGGGGCTGCGCTACTGCCAGCAGGTGCAGAGGGCCGATGGCTCGTGGGAAGG GTCCTGGGGAGTGTGCTTCACCTACGGGGCCTGGTTTGGATTGGAAGCCTTTGCCTGCATGGGCCACACCTACGACGCCAGCGG GGAGGCCTGTCCCGAGGTGGCGAAAGCCTGCGAATTTCTGCTCGCGAAGCAAATGGAGGACGGAGGCTGGGGAGAGAACTTTGAGTCTTGTGAACAAAGGCAGTACGTGCAGAGTGACCAGTCTCAGCTCTTCAACACCTGCTGGGCCCTGCTGGGGCTGATGGCGGCCAG GCATCCGGATAGTGAGGCCATCGAGAGAGGAGTGCAGTGTGTGCTTGGAAAGCAGCAGCCCAATGGAGACTGGCCTCAG GAGAACATCGCCGGGGTCTTCAACAAGTCCTGCGCCATCAGTTATACGTGTTACCGGAATGTGTTCCCCATCTGGACTCTGGGCCGCTTTTCCCGCCTGTATCCCCAGAGCCCCCTCGCCGGCAAGGTGGCGATGTGA